From the Fibrobacter sp. UWT2 genome, one window contains:
- a CDS encoding glycosyltransferase: MKNVMILSKALTFGGAERAAAALAGYMAKECNCILVVIDDENKTYESDAKIITLKQSVVNKGRGLTLLMWFVKLFFKVRKIRREYEIDECISFLTEPDLINILTGSKKSKSTISVRNLRSAVVKGKIKRLRDKWLFKKANRIVATSKMVKDDLIKVFGADESKIEIVYNICDQKRILNAAQEDCLTDEEKKFFGTGDVVITTGRLTGQKGHWHLIRAFSAVVKEHPNAKLAILGQGELNDYLQKLIDDYSLTDSVRILGFKKNPYAYLNKAKIFAFSSFFEGCPNAILEAYAVGLPVVTTDGVGIREIVAPETHYAKKTDCLEHCSYGVLTPVCDGEKYDAGKPLTQAEVEMKKGISLLLEDRECLEHYKQASEERIGFFTKKSILGMWIR, from the coding sequence ATGAAGAATGTGATGATATTATCAAAGGCTTTAACCTTCGGAGGTGCTGAACGTGCTGCGGCCGCATTGGCTGGTTATATGGCGAAAGAGTGTAATTGCATTTTAGTCGTAATAGATGATGAAAATAAGACCTACGAGAGCGACGCTAAAATAATTACGCTTAAACAATCCGTTGTCAATAAAGGGCGCGGGCTGACCTTGCTAATGTGGTTTGTAAAGCTATTTTTTAAGGTCAGAAAAATTCGTCGTGAATATGAAATTGACGAATGCATTAGTTTCTTGACGGAACCGGATTTAATCAATATTTTAACCGGCTCGAAAAAATCCAAGTCAACGATATCTGTGAGAAATTTGAGATCTGCAGTGGTAAAAGGCAAAATCAAGAGGCTGCGAGATAAATGGCTGTTTAAAAAAGCTAATCGAATTGTAGCCACGTCTAAAATGGTTAAAGACGATTTGATTAAAGTATTTGGTGCTGATGAATCAAAAATTGAAATTGTCTATAATATTTGCGATCAAAAGCGTATTCTAAATGCCGCACAAGAAGATTGCCTTACGGATGAAGAAAAAAAGTTTTTTGGAACAGGAGATGTTGTTATTACCACGGGTCGATTGACAGGTCAGAAAGGACATTGGCATTTGATTCGTGCGTTCTCCGCTGTCGTAAAAGAGCATCCGAATGCGAAATTGGCAATTCTTGGACAAGGCGAATTGAATGATTATTTGCAGAAACTTATAGATGACTATTCATTGACCGATTCCGTTCGTATTTTGGGATTCAAGAAAAATCCCTATGCATATTTGAATAAAGCGAAAATTTTTGCGTTCAGTTCCTTCTTTGAAGGTTGCCCGAATGCTATTTTGGAGGCTTATGCGGTTGGACTTCCCGTTGTGACGACAGATGGCGTAGGGATACGTGAAATTGTTGCTCCCGAAACCCACTATGCGAAAAAAACTGATTGTTTGGAGCACTGCAGTTATGGCGTGTTGACTCCAGTCTGTGATGGCGAAAAATATGATGCGGGTAAACCTTTGACTCAAGCCGAAGTAGAAATGAAAAAGGGTATTTCGCTGCTTTTGGAAGACAGAGAGTGCCTTGAACATTACAAGCAGGCTTCGGAAGAAAGAATAGGTTTCTTTACAAAAAAATCGATTTTAGGAATGTGGATCCGATAG
- a CDS encoding WecB/TagA/CpsF family glycosyltransferase, translating into MCRIKFMNTEIDNLTMTETLLAIDELIQKNKNAYVVTPNVDHIVKLEKNEDLKNAYSEADLILTDGKPLVWASRLYRNPIKEKISGSDLFPELCKLAAEKHYSMFFLGAKEGVAARAAENLKIQYPGLDVVGCYAPPWGFENDSAELDRIEKMIKDANPHILILALGCPKQEIFAHQFRNRFNVPVSLCLGATLDFSAGNVKRAPRWMANVGLEWLYRLCQEPKRMFKRYVLEDWKFAGLLFKYWGDAS; encoded by the coding sequence ATGTGCCGCATCAAGTTTATGAACACCGAAATTGATAACCTGACAATGACGGAAACATTGTTGGCTATAGATGAATTGATTCAAAAAAACAAGAATGCTTATGTAGTTACGCCGAATGTCGATCACATTGTTAAGCTGGAAAAGAATGAAGATTTGAAAAATGCATATTCTGAAGCAGATTTGATATTGACTGACGGCAAACCCCTAGTTTGGGCTTCTAGGTTGTATCGTAATCCTATTAAGGAAAAAATTTCCGGGTCAGATCTTTTCCCGGAACTTTGCAAGCTTGCAGCAGAAAAGCATTATTCCATGTTCTTTTTGGGAGCCAAAGAGGGCGTTGCAGCAAGAGCTGCAGAAAATCTAAAAATCCAGTATCCTGGTTTGGATGTGGTTGGATGCTATGCTCCGCCTTGGGGTTTTGAGAATGATTCTGCAGAACTTGATAGAATTGAAAAAATGATCAAGGATGCAAATCCTCATATTTTGATTTTGGCTCTTGGATGTCCTAAACAGGAAATTTTTGCGCATCAGTTCCGTAACCGTTTTAATGTGCCGGTGTCCTTGTGTCTTGGGGCAACGCTTGATTTTTCGGCGGGCAATGTGAAACGTGCTCCACGCTGGATGGCAAATGTTGGCTTGGAATGGCTGTACAGATTGTGTCAAGAACCCAAGCGTATGTTCAAACGCTATGTACTTGAAGACTGGAAATTCGCTGGATTGTTGTTTAAATATTGGGGAGATGCCTCGTGA
- a CDS encoding UDP-glucose/GDP-mannose dehydrogenase family protein produces MNIAIVGTGYVGLVSGTCFAEMGVDVTCVDVNQAKIDSLQKGEIPIYEPGLDEMVLRNQREGRLHFTTDLASVLDSVEMVFSAVGTPPDEDGSADLQYVLAVARTFGQNIKKYTVLVTKSTVPVGTAKKVKAAIQEELDKRGVKIPFDVASNPEFLKEGSAITDFMKPDRVVVGVESERAKELMTRLYRPMMLNNFRVIFTDIPSAEMIKYAANSMLATRISFMNDIANLCELVGADVNMVRHGIGSDSRIGSKFLYPGCGYGGSCFPKDVKALIKTAEKNGYKMGVLKAVEEVNEFQKTVLFKKLCKHMGGEQNLRGKTIAMWGLAFKPETDDMREATALVLIDLLTKAGATVRVYDPVAMNECKRRVGDIVTYCNDMYDALLDADALLLVTEWKLFRMPSFGVMKKSMKNALIIDGRNIYDAKEVGEYGFVYDAIGCFRC; encoded by the coding sequence GTGAATATTGCGATCGTAGGAACTGGTTATGTTGGTCTTGTGAGTGGAACTTGCTTTGCAGAAATGGGTGTAGACGTCACATGTGTTGATGTGAACCAAGCAAAGATTGATTCTCTCCAAAAGGGCGAGATTCCTATTTATGAACCGGGCCTTGATGAAATGGTTCTCAGAAACCAGCGGGAGGGCCGCCTGCATTTCACGACAGATCTTGCCAGCGTCCTCGATAGTGTAGAAATGGTCTTTAGCGCTGTAGGTACGCCTCCGGATGAAGATGGTTCTGCAGACTTGCAGTATGTGTTGGCTGTGGCTCGTACATTTGGCCAGAATATCAAGAAATATACTGTTCTAGTCACTAAATCTACCGTTCCTGTGGGAACGGCGAAGAAGGTCAAGGCGGCTATTCAGGAAGAACTGGATAAGCGCGGTGTCAAGATTCCGTTTGACGTGGCAAGCAACCCGGAATTCTTGAAGGAAGGCTCAGCCATTACGGATTTCATGAAACCCGACCGTGTCGTGGTGGGTGTGGAAAGTGAACGGGCTAAGGAACTCATGACCCGCTTGTACCGCCCGATGATGCTCAACAACTTCCGTGTCATCTTTACCGACATTCCTAGTGCAGAAATGATCAAGTATGCAGCGAATAGCATGCTTGCAACTCGTATCAGCTTCATGAACGATATCGCGAATCTCTGCGAACTGGTTGGGGCCGATGTGAATATGGTCCGTCACGGTATTGGCAGCGATTCCCGAATCGGTAGCAAGTTCCTGTACCCCGGTTGCGGATACGGTGGAAGCTGCTTCCCCAAGGATGTGAAGGCTCTCATCAAGACCGCCGAAAAGAACGGCTACAAGATGGGCGTGCTCAAAGCCGTAGAAGAAGTGAACGAATTCCAGAAGACCGTTCTCTTCAAAAAGCTCTGTAAACATATGGGTGGTGAACAGAACCTGAGGGGCAAGACTATTGCCATGTGGGGGCTCGCCTTCAAACCTGAAACCGATGACATGCGCGAAGCAACCGCGTTGGTACTCATCGACTTGTTGACAAAGGCAGGAGCGACCGTTCGCGTCTATGATCCGGTTGCCATGAATGAATGTAAGCGCCGTGTAGGCGACATCGTCACTTATTGTAACGACATGTACGATGCGTTGCTCGATGCCGATGCACTTTTGCTCGTCACTGAATGGAAACTGTTCCGTATGCCGAGTTTCGGCGTGATGAAAAAGTCCATGAAGAACGCCCTTATCATCGATGGCCGTAATATTTACGATGCCAAGGAAGTCGGTGAATATGGGTTTGTTTATGATGCAATAGGATGTTTTCGTTGTTAA
- a CDS encoding glycosyltransferase family 4 protein, with amino-acid sequence MPLLFAGGSEKQVRLIAQGLAKKGLPVTLLIENGVAEDYKSFIDENKNIDFVFLKGKINNEEDKTVLKKILALARIWCWLLRHCSRKTYSWVMFTNLTGLFCVPFVKIRGSKVLFNERNAGAKMCNSKVKRVLLNLCTKIVANSRNASAILSETLHRNVECINNGVSVDRLPGNTKSLGYILVPARVTSIKNQMVVLKSMLHFAPEQRPKVVFAGVQNDSTYQNQLDSFIDSHGLRECVEFVGYASNIAQYYSEAGIVILPSYEEGTPNVLLESYAMKAFCLASDIVMNRDVCMNDKILFSPDDDESLSQRITWAFGLSDEEKQVILDKNFDFVMKNYSIEVMQDRYYALFSA; translated from the coding sequence ATGCCGCTCCTTTTTGCTGGAGGTTCCGAAAAGCAGGTCCGATTAATAGCGCAGGGGCTTGCCAAGAAGGGACTTCCTGTCACATTGTTGATAGAGAACGGTGTTGCTGAAGATTACAAGTCCTTTATTGACGAAAATAAAAATATTGATTTTGTCTTTTTGAAGGGAAAAATCAATAACGAAGAAGATAAAACAGTTCTAAAAAAAATCCTTGCTTTGGCTAGAATTTGGTGCTGGCTCTTGCGTCACTGTAGCAGGAAAACTTATTCCTGGGTGATGTTTACGAATTTGACCGGCTTGTTTTGCGTTCCTTTCGTGAAAATTAGGGGATCGAAAGTCCTGTTCAATGAGAGAAACGCGGGTGCCAAAATGTGTAACAGCAAGGTAAAACGCGTCCTGTTGAACCTGTGTACGAAAATTGTTGCCAATTCCCGAAATGCTTCTGCGATTCTTTCCGAAACTTTGCATAGGAACGTGGAATGTATTAATAATGGGGTCTCCGTTGACCGCTTGCCTGGCAATACAAAATCTTTAGGTTACATCTTAGTGCCTGCAAGAGTGACATCGATAAAGAATCAGATGGTTGTATTGAAGTCCATGCTTCACTTTGCTCCTGAGCAAAGGCCCAAGGTTGTATTTGCGGGCGTACAGAATGATTCCACTTACCAGAATCAATTGGATTCGTTTATTGATTCACATGGATTGCGTGAGTGTGTGGAATTTGTAGGCTATGCTTCTAATATAGCGCAGTATTATAGCGAAGCTGGAATCGTCATTTTGCCATCGTATGAAGAAGGAACTCCAAACGTATTGTTGGAGTCCTATGCAATGAAGGCTTTCTGCTTGGCATCAGACATCGTGATGAACCGTGATGTTTGCATGAATGACAAGATTCTTTTTTCTCCTGATGACGATGAATCCCTGAGTCAACGGATTACTTGGGCTTTTGGATTGTCCGATGAAGAAAAACAGGTGATTTTGGATAAGAACTTCGATTTTGTTATGAAAAATTATTCTATAGAAGTAATGCAAGATCGTTATTACGCTCTATTTTCGGCATAG
- a CDS encoding O-antigen ligase family protein: protein MILLTDLFIVAVCCMILLDFKRGFFVVVLAKLFTPVYVRFVLGPVSVDVFDLWTVVMIMSLVVHRVKLSSVKRYPFLKCFLLYSGVLIVLALFATRMPLGSQLYYIIKQNLFQEMLICYFAYLVFIEKQSAGRFVNYMVIVCIICGFYGILVYLMQKNVYIDSLSRAFVGEKNIYADFLNDARMGLKGRSSGTLPHPLSWAQYWCVIVSFVYLIKDHLKKNLYYILLFLGLTNIVLSGSRAALLSLCPLLYLYYRRADLSKKVICLMALLVAVVAILGYSNKGESLLNIARSLIVDTSGRAATGSSSTMRLSQFENMMNILKGKDFLFGYGSGFLASESNLRESLTLEMRGFESVIFQKVFDSGIFGCIAFFVFFKRLFDTLKIQCTSQGFSLAMFFLSYLIAVLLTGVQGGSFSFFLVFSFACVFFLQKKEEKNTERKNAKIG from the coding sequence ATGATTTTGTTGACAGATTTATTTATTGTTGCTGTGTGCTGCATGATTCTCTTGGATTTTAAGAGAGGCTTTTTTGTTGTAGTATTGGCAAAGCTGTTTACTCCGGTTTATGTACGGTTCGTGCTTGGCCCAGTAAGTGTTGATGTTTTTGACCTATGGACTGTCGTCATGATTATGTCTCTGGTAGTGCATAGGGTGAAATTATCTTCTGTAAAGAGATATCCTTTTCTTAAATGTTTCTTGCTCTATAGTGGCGTGTTAATCGTGTTGGCGCTCTTTGCTACTAGAATGCCGTTGGGTTCGCAGTTGTATTACATCATCAAACAAAACTTGTTCCAAGAGATGTTGATTTGTTATTTTGCCTATTTGGTTTTTATCGAAAAACAGTCTGCGGGCCGATTCGTCAATTATATGGTGATTGTTTGCATCATTTGCGGCTTTTATGGAATACTAGTTTACCTGATGCAAAAGAATGTGTATATAGATTCCCTGTCTAGGGCTTTTGTTGGTGAGAAAAATATTTATGCGGATTTTCTCAATGACGCTAGAATGGGGTTGAAGGGGCGCTCAAGTGGAACCTTGCCACACCCTCTGTCTTGGGCGCAATATTGGTGTGTTATAGTCAGTTTTGTATATCTTATCAAGGACCATCTTAAGAAAAATCTCTATTATATTCTTTTGTTCCTTGGATTGACAAATATCGTTCTTTCGGGATCGAGAGCGGCCTTGTTAAGCTTGTGCCCCCTGCTTTATTTGTATTATCGGCGGGCGGATTTGTCTAAAAAAGTTATTTGTTTGATGGCTTTATTGGTTGCCGTGGTGGCAATTCTTGGTTATTCCAATAAGGGTGAATCTTTATTGAATATTGCCCGATCCTTGATTGTAGATACCTCGGGCAGAGCGGCAACAGGCAGTTCTTCTACCATGAGACTTTCTCAATTTGAAAATATGATGAACATATTGAAAGGCAAGGATTTTCTGTTTGGTTACGGTTCAGGATTCCTAGCGTCTGAATCAAATTTGAGAGAATCTTTGACCTTGGAAATGCGAGGTTTTGAATCTGTGATTTTCCAGAAAGTGTTCGACTCGGGGATTTTTGGTTGCATAGCGTTTTTTGTCTTTTTTAAACGGTTGTTTGATACGTTAAAGATTCAGTGTACTTCTCAGGGATTTTCGCTGGCAATGTTTTTCTTGTCCTATTTAATTGCGGTTTTGCTAACCGGTGTACAAGGTGGTTCTTTTTCGTTCTTCCTGGTGTTTAGTTTTGCCTGTGTGTTTTTTTTGCAAAAGAAAGAAGAAAAAAATACTGAGAGAAAAAACGCAAAAATCGGGTAG